A genome region from Anopheles stephensi strain Indian chromosome 2, UCI_ANSTEP_V1.0, whole genome shotgun sequence includes the following:
- the LOC118506350 gene encoding telomere-associated protein RIF1 yields MNARQRMFVGSELYDPLRKALQSGGAGEEVDGLLVQLEHACCSSAAPTGIRTHATKNNIGKDDLKFWLEDVGRLMFEAKSTNTRQLALNALEAAVNHIKATHYQDHSSWGEMREIVSKEYTSLLDTARSEKDPNWHRIWSVLVRIIDRELCQGSSIINMFLSIVEAGFRSPELSIREQSFDCWRLLVEIFANNKQINIPKRVKLICIPLKSSKSKTETIAMKKFDIWWFLLSQLRPQLDAMADTIFEPFIYFCFGPSFKTPLCYYFDPSFQELGAPGKMYQSIKQLSAIALIHLLGPAPAITRSLVTSPDSGGLQLPFDFPESGMAISDTLFSAKARLIVDSCTECTVLLAQMNHLDYLQINRCLWNNLIRRATAATTVAKNDMLQWIKEDMSALLKLCLLQDGDMALRDLLYDTLLTIAQSDLFKVNVGYDSPEQLVFNYKTLMPLLLHPQLPCPVEKSEPIVKCLFDLNRHTGPSAYWDILHKTIQYICHEDDHSGNNSSDVRAIRSQIYTQLGNHLTVQIRDDMEGFLQHQTTVMSFLLYPLEYDQLLLIDSVKKLWMALYEPIAKQETNTCEFVNAFCEMIKAMTIAKHGYSTAVVADSICYIMRTLPDNFEPASSPVKVLELFKDVARKGLAYKSNLDRIESMVCCFGELLERLNTNNVLTLIMPIRNAVNELVSSEHGLQMGEVKKMLKVISNKMIMSEMSKELAVQSSDVKWNCKLLLKSLLNLSDDVKKGWKVAEMKKLMNAWEDKAGSNKTPKRNAKGEEFVVIEKVWKFKPETLTEHQREKMMEKRTDIPALYNDMSQSQDSFVIKPWTPSKGVLPLKQNALAGVTVPDSATTQMETDSIVSQEPGETVAIETEAPLSISTKSASESKPDTNRSDKENNNGNVVKEEPQLTTKQQQDQTESEEDKKQQNHKKKKTVLDKLRIDTVEGKSLDVMNLSRTRRSELPEKRATRQKMNSSQVVESEKKRNSITKPKVEQKSASTSKIPAVKGLQQKERRRSRKLLNFEHHESTVPSTESTDMDQANVSGDVIESSQSDSSEAANRRASFVKSRAPEVGAKSEDVPDACTTTTQTPKESVENTDIEETPSVERMDVDNGTQSAITEVNDIQPGVQEVSDKSEVPEQQSVAEPRAAEQPAAMSNEVSTGAQPAQAPPKSPNILLSPSRRFVRLSLDDSNKVGQILSPRKGTDNKLLSRCLYSPSKTMLQAEKKDKGSPSTKTIAACDDAMREALKIAGTANGDTNAREVSSLVENCSGLSSPKVARFRPLVVVEPIMDIAKTLQDDAEHQMEAVSHPIISMKIDSKEHDEHQAGDSSTLQPSTSEQHHPPIVEPSTNVLESVEDKAAQPALPSEQTAGERSVLSMDQLSPVKNLDEEMEPLNKSLNRSIVSSPDRAGEEERNADLLNSTLNISPISEEKGSIAKAADSGELAGSADSRRTSNRIVGRERDTMPNATNATPVHSAASRRSKASPTPQTPSGSNSALKTRTHLQSSSVLHSPRTNMMGLGGRGAQLINLIRNQQNDQSPKPNTPPQNASTPKVGQGSANRLMMRKKAIVGNATTASASEATPGSEAMKQSEENGQEKGTQYLFFSKALPSPLASPASSILKRKHNQDESGGDDIESPINKRKRVSFHDPPVSLTKEYIRQVEECRPVSVSRSLQLSSSITSSADRAKFMMRRKSKSDSITELQHFTTKQEHSSKDGESTAGQGSGKAVDEDMEEVELTSSPESLDEHEFMMHDGTDNMTTLQVTSDCTDMSQGEPSNSGMSECETPLETEQQAATATVNEKPHESPNQIRFSSEDALLEHVLNRYTLDDIFERYISAGKTLEKAKSVRTLTKELSTKMSDDPKIRDVVLDELSERHSVEFLDHAIQENSNAKVCERLSAITMMDHVFKQLHATDHAAEGATEKEDTARVMETIFENLLSLPGTETDGQKLAELREQFLRKELARKNRLEIMSLLESYFKASHTM; encoded by the exons ATGAACGCACGCCAGCGAATGTTCGTTGGAAGCGAACTGTACGATCCTCTTCGCAAAGCTTTGCAGTCCGGTGGTGCCGGTGAGGAAGTTGACGGCCTATTGGTCCAACTTGAGCATGCATGCTGTTCCTCCGCAGCGCCTACCGGCATTCGCACACACGCTACCAAAAACAACATCGGAAAGGATGACCTGAAATTCTGGCTCGAGGATGTAGGTCGTTTGATGTTTGAGGCAAAGTCGACAAACACAAGGCAGCTTGCTTTGAATGCGCTGGAGGCGGCAGTGAACCACATTAAGGCCACCCACTACCAGGACCACTCATCGTGGGGTGAGATGCGCGAAATCGTCAGCAAGGAGTACACATCCTTGCTGGACACGGCACGAAGCGAAAAGGACCCCAACTGGCATCGCATTTGGTCGGTGCTGGTTCGCATTATAGACCGCGAGCTTTGCCAGGGTTCGTCAATCATCAACATGTTTTTATCGATCGTTGAGGCGGGATTCAGGTCACCGGAGCTGTCGATCCGCGAACAATCGTTTGACTGTTGGCGGCTGTTGGTCGAGATTTTTGCCAACAACAAACAGATAAACATTCCCAAGCGGGTGAAGCTGATCTGCATTCCGCTGAAAAGCTCCAAGTCAAAGACGGAAACGATCGCGATGAAAAAGTTTGACATCTGGTGGTTCCTTTTGAGCCAACTGCGCCCCCAGCTGGATGCTATGGCAGACACCATATTTGAACCGTTCATATACTTTTGCTTTGGGCCTTCGTTTAAGACGCCTTTATGCTACTACTTTGACCCCTCGTTCCAGGAGCTGGGTGCTCCGGGAAAAAT GTACCAGTCTATTAAGCAACTATCAGCAATTGCTTTAATACATCTGCTTGGCCCCGCCCCGGCTATCACGAGATCGTTGGTCACATCGCCGGACAGTGGGGGTTTACAATTACCGTTTGATTTTCCCGAAAGCGGCATGGCTATATCGGACACACTTTTCTCGGCCAAAGCCAGATTGATTGTCGATTCGTGTACGGAGTGCACGGTACTGTTGGCGCAGATGAATCATCTTGACTATCTGCAGATTAATAGATGCCTCTGGAACAATCTGATAAGGCGGGCCACTGCCGCGACAACAGTGGCGAAAAATGACATGTTACAGTGGATTAAAGAGGATATGAGCGCCCTTTTAAAACTG TGTTTACTTCAGGACGGTGACATGGCACTCCGCGATTTGCTGTACGATACGCTACTAACCATCGCGCAAAGCGATCTATTCAAGGTGAATGTTGGGTATGATTCACCGGAGCAATTGGTGTTTAATTACAAGACTTTGATGCCACTGCTACTACACCCGCAACTTCCTTGTCCGGTAGA AAAATCGGAACCAATAGTGAAATGTTTGTTCGATCTGAATAGACACACTGGTCCAAGCGCCTATTGGGATATACTTCACAAAACGATCCAGTACATTTGCCACGAGGATGATCACAGCGGAAACAACAGCTCAGACGTTCGCGCAATAAGGTCCCAAATCTACACACAGCTAGGCAATCATCTGACTGTGCAAATACGAGACGATATGGAAGGGTTTCTGCAGCATCAAACCACGGTGATGAGTTTCCTGCTGTATCCGTTGGAATACGATCAGCTGCTGTTGATCGACAGCGTGAAAAAACTGTGGATGGCATTATACGAACCAATTGCGAAGCAAGAAACGAATACCTGCGAGTTCGTAAATGCATTCTGTGAAATGATCAAAGCCATGACCATTGCCAAACATGGCTACAGTACGGCGGTAGTGGCCGACTCGATCTGCTACATAATGCGAACACTACCAGACAACTTCGAACCTGCCAGTTCGCCCGTAAAAGTATTGGAGCTGTTTAAAGATGTTGCACGAAAGGGCCTGGCCTATAAATCGAATCTCGATCGTATTGAGTCGATGGTGTGCTGTTTTGGCGAGCTGTTGGAAAGGTTAAACACTAATAACGTGCTAACTCTGATTATGCCGATAAGAAATGCTGTAAACGAACTAGTATCGAGCGAACATGGACTGCAGATGGGTGAGGTTAAGAAGATGCTTAAAGTAATATCGAACAAAATGATCATGTCGGAAATGTCGAAAGAGTTGGCCGTCCAATCGAGCGATGTTAAATGGAACTGCAAACTGTTGCTGAAAAGCTTGCTGAACTTGTCGGACGATGTGAAGAAGGGTTGGAAGGTAGCAGAAATGAAAAAGCTTATGAATGCTTGGGAGGATAAAGCTGGGAGCAATAAAACTCCCAAACGCAACGCCAAAGGAGAGGAGTTTGTGGTGATAGAGAAGGTGTGGAAGTTTAAGCCAGAAACGCTCACCGAACATCAGCGTGAAAAAATGATGGAAAAGCGGACGGATATTCCCGCACTGTACAACGATATGAGCCAATCGCAGGATAGCTTTGTCATAAAACCCTGGACACCGAGCAAGGGTGTCCTTCCCCTGAAGCAGAACGCTTTGGCTGGAGTTACTGTGCCGGATAGTGCTACGACACAAATGGAAACTGACAGCATCGTGTCGCAGGAGCCTGGCGAAACTGTTGCTATAGAAACCGAAGCACCCCTGTCAATTTCTACTAAATCTGCAAGTGAATCTAAGCCCGACACGAATCGTTCCgacaaagaaaacaacaatggAAACGTTGTAAAGGAAGAACCACAGCTAAcgacaaagcaacagcaagatCAGACTGAATCGGAAGAGGATAAGAAGCAgcaaaatcacaaaaaaaagaaaacggttcTTGATAAGTTGCGCATCGATACGGTTGAAGGCAAAAGTTTGGATGTTATGAACTTGTCACGCACGAGACGTTCCGAGCTACCGGAAAAGAGGGCCACACGGCAGAAGATGAACTCGAGTCAGGTGGTTGAAAGCGAGAAGAAGCGCAACTCTATCACAAAACCCAAGGTGGAGCAGAAAAGTGCGTCTACCTCCAAAATACCAGCGGTGAAAGGTTTGCAGCAAAAAGAGAGACGAAGGTCTAGAAAGTTACTTAACTTCGAGCATCATGagagtaccgttccctcaacgGAATCAACCGACATGGACCAGGCTAATGTTTCCGGTGACGTCATTGAATCCTCTCAATCTGACTCTTCAGAAGCCGCGAACCGGAGAGCATCATTCGTAAAATCTAGGGCACCGGAGGTTGGAGCAAAAAGCGAAGATGTGCCGGATGCGTGCACGACCACAACGCAAACGCCGAAAGAAAGCGTAGAAAATACAGACATTGAAGAAACACCAAGCGTCGAGCGAATGGATGTCGATAATGGAACGCAGAGCGCGATTACTGAAGTTAACGATATTCAGCCTGGTGTGCAAGAAGTCTCCGACAAATCTGAAGTGCCGGAACAACAGAGCGTAGCAGAGCCAAGAGCAGCGGAACAACCAGCAGCCATGTCAAATGAAGTAAGCACTGGTGCACAGCCTGCCCAAGCGCCCCCAAAAAGTCCCAACATTCTCTTGTCGCCCAGCAGGCGCTTTGTACGGCTATCACTAGATGATAGTAACAAAGTTGGCCAAATCCTTTCACCCAGAAAGGGAACCGACAATAAACTGCTGTCGAGGTGCTTGTACAGTCCTTCGAAGACGATGCTTCAGGCGGAAAAGAAAGACAAGGGTTCACCTTCGACAAAAACAATAGCGGCCTGTGACGATGCTATGCGCGAAGCGTTAAAAATCGCCGGAACAGCAAACGGGGACACAAATGCAAGAGAGGTGTCCAGTTTGGTTGAAAACTGCAGCGGGTTGTCCAGCCCGAAGGTGGCGCGTTTCCGACCATTAGTCGTAGTGGAACCGATCATGGATATCGCAAAAACATTGCAGGACGATGCAGAACATCAAATGGAAGCAGTCTCTCACCCCATCATTAGCATGAAGATAGATTCCAAGGAACATGACGAGCACCAGGCTGGCGATAGCAGCACACTACAACCCTCAACTTCCGAGCAGCATCATCCACCAATTGTTGAGCCATCTACAAATGTCTTAGAATCGGTTGAAGATAAAGCGGCTCAGCCGGCACTACCTTCAGAGCAAACCGCTGGCGAACGGTCCGTTCTCAGTATGGATCAGCTTTCGCCGGTAAAGAATCTGGACGAAGAGATGGAACCGTTGAATAAGTCGCTGAATCGTAGCATAGTCTCATCGCCCGATCGTGCCGGTGAAGAGGAGCGGAATGCGGATCTGCTTAACAGCACGCTGAATATTTCGCCGATATCGGAGGAAAAAGGTTCGATCGCTAAAGCTGCCGATAGCGGAGAGCTGGCCGGTAGTGCAGACAGCAGACGCACGTCCAATAGAATCGTGGGAAGAGAACGGGACACGATGCCGAACGCAACCAACGCTACTCCGGTGCATTCAGCTGCTTCCCGGCGCTCGAAGGCTAGCCCAACTCCGCAGACACCATCGGGATCGAACAGTGCACTGAAGACTCGCACACACCTACAGTCGTCCTCTGTATTGCATAGCCCCAGAACAAATATGATGGGGCTCGGTGGGCGTGGTGCACAGCTCATTAATTTAATCCGCAACCAGCAAAACGACCAATCtcccaaaccaaacacacctCCACAAAATGCGTCAACACCGAAGGTAGGCCAAGGTTCCGCCAATCGTTTAATGATGCGTAAAAAAGCGATTGTCGGCAATGCAACAACCGCATCGGCTAGCGAAGCCACTCCAGGTTCGGAAGCGATGAAACAGAGTGAAGAAAATGGCCAAGAGAAGGGTACGCAGTATCTGTTCTTTTCTAAAGCACTGCCTTCGCCGCTAGCCTCGCCTGCTAGCAGCATACTGAAACGCAAGCACAACCAGGACGAGAGCGGCGGTGACGATATCGAATCGCCGATCAACAAGCGCAAACGCGTCAGCTTTCACGATCCTCCGGTTTCGCTCACCAAAGAATACATTCGACAGGTAGAAGAGTGTCGCCCGGTCTCTGTGAGCCGCAGTCTGCAGCTGTCCAGTAGCATTACGTCCTCAGCAGATAGGGCAAAGTTCATGATGCGACGAAAAAGCAAGTCGGATAGCATTACCGAGCTGCAGCACTTTACCACTAAGCAGGAGCATTCATCAAAGGACGGAGAATCGACTGCCGGTCAGGGCAGCGGTAAAGCCGTTGACGAGGATATGGAAGAAGTGGAATTGACATCTTCGCCGGAATCGTTGGACGAGCATGAATTTATGATGCACGATGGTACCGACAACATGACCACCTTGCAGGTAACATCGGACTGTACGGACATGAGCCAGGGTGAACCCTCGAACTCGGGAATGTCGGAATGTGAAACTCCACTCGAAACCGAGCAACAAGCCGCTACTGCTACGGTGAACGAAAAACCGCACGAGTCCCCGAATCAAATACGCTTTTCATCGGAGGACGCTCTGCTGGAGCACGTCCTAAACCGTTACACGCTCGATGACATCTTTGAGCGCTACATTTCCGCCGGAAAAACGCTGGAAAAGGCAAAAAGTGTTCGCACCCTCACGAAGGAACTGTCCACCAAAATGTCGGACGATCCCAAGATCCGCGACGTGGTGCTGGACGAACTGTCGGAGCGCCATTCGGTCGAGTTTTTGGATCACGCTATACAGGAAAATTCCAATGCGAAGGTGTGTGAACGTTTGTCGGCGATCACCATGATGGACCATGTATTCAAACAGCTACACGCGACCGATCACGCAGCTGAAGGCGCAACCGAGAAGGAAGATACAGCGCGCGTGATGGAAACCATTTTCGAGAATTTGCTTAGCTTACCGGGCACGGAAACGGACGGCCAAAAGCTAGCCGAGCTTCGAGAACAATTTCTACGGAAGGAACTGGCGCGTAAAAATCGTTTGGAGATCATGTCCCTGCTGGAAAGTTACTTTAAAGCATCGCACACGATGTGA
- the LOC118503318 gene encoding calumenin-B — protein sequence MKMMFVSAMSICLLINYAVSAIPKPEEKRILDHDPLSHAQHYQNDEHNKQYDHEAFLGEDAKTFDQLEADESRRRLGLIVDKIDGDNDGFVNLSELKAWIQYTQRRYIDDDVNRQWKTHNPNNTEKVHWDTYRKNVYGFLDELASHETDHPSDEHFSYRAMMKRDRRRWSIADRDGDDELTREEFTDFLHPEESRHMRDVVVTETIEDIDKDSDGKVSVEEYIGDMYRQGEPDEEEPDWVKHERETFTNFRDKNKDGFMDNQEVKDWITPADFDHAEAEARHLIYEADSDADEKLTKDEIIEKYDLFVGSQATDFGEALTRHDEF from the exons ATGAAAATGATGTTCGTATCTGCAATGAGCATCTGTCTGCTGATCAACTACGCCGTGTCCGCAATCCCGAAACCGGAAGAAAAGCGCATCCTGGATCATGATCCACTGAGCCACGCGCAACACTATCAAAACGATGAGCATAACAAACAGTACGATCATGAAGCGTTTCTGGGCGAGGACGCCAAAACGTTCGATCAGCTCGAGGCGGACGAAAGCAGAAGACGGCTAGG ACTCATCGTAGATAAAATAGATGGCGACAACGATGGGTTCGTTAATCTGTCCGAGCTGAAGGCGTGGATACAGTACACGCAGCGGCGCTACATCGACGATGATGTCAACCGGCAGTGGAAGACGCACAACCCGAACAACACGGAGAAGGTGCACTGGGATACGTACCGGAAGAATGTGTACGGTTTCCTGGACGAGCTGGCGTCACACGAGACGGACCATCCAAGCGACGAGCACTTTTCCTATCGCGCGATGATGAAGCGCGATCGGCGCCGCTGGAGCATTGCGGATCGCGACGGGGACGACGAGCTGACGCGCGAAGAGTTTACCGATTTCCTGCATCCCGAGGAAAGCCGGCACATGCGCGACGTGGTCGTGACGGAAACGATCGAAGACATCGATAAGGACAGCGATGGGAAGGTGTCGGTCGAGGAGTACATTGGCGATATGTACCGGCAGGGCGAACCGGACGAGGAGGAACCAGACTGGGTGAAGCACGAGCGGGAAACGTTTACCAACTTCCG TGACAAGAATAAGGATGGCTTTATGGACAATCAGGAGGTGAAGGATTGGATCACGCCGGCGGACTTTGATCATGCGGAAGCGGAAGCACGCCATCTTATCTACGAGGCCGATTCCGACGCCGACGAAAAGCTCACCAAGGATGAGATTATTGAAAAGTATGATTTGTTCGTCGGTTCACAGGCGACAGATTTTGGTGAGGCTTTGACGCGGCACGATGAGTTTTAA
- the LOC118503317 gene encoding insulin gene enhancer protein ISL-2B-like isoform X1, producing the protein MHSTENVAVESINDHTINVQPNRTLHSGSVSATTMGHTTVTPTAPATTIQSSVSSTPNLVAATGLAKDCAGCGKRITERFLLKALDIFWHEDCLKCGCCDCRLGEVGSTLYTKANLILCKRDYLRLFGTTGYCAACNKVIPAFEMVMRAKNNVYHLECFACQQCNHRFCVGDRFYLCDNKILCEYDYEERLVFASMACNPSSLAHIRRQVSNLQPAGENHHASAGRLPPASTNRSQYVAEKVGLSQQQQHQHLHHQQQQQQQQQSVSAAASVATTSAATIIGSAACETHPSCTPATSSPQQQQQQQHQSGVSNLHLQHSTQQQQQQQQPQQQHHHHPSNPGPHRDDGSSGYGSPDSETFEMPNNQ; encoded by the exons TGGAATCAATCAACGACCACACAATCAATGTACAGCCGAATCGGACACTTCATTCCGGCAGCGTGTCAGCAACAACCATGGGACACACGACAGTTACACCTACCGCACCGGCCACCACCATCCAATCGTCGGTCTCGTCCACTCCGAACCTGGTCGCGGCGACCGGTTTAGCCAAGGACTGTGCCGGCTGCGGGAAGCGTATCACCGAGCGCTTTCTATTGAAAGCACTCGATATCTTCTGGCACGAGGATTGCCTCAAGTGCGGGTGCTGTGATTGCCGGCTGGGCGAGGTCGGCTCAACATTGTATACTAAAGCGAATCTAATTCTATGTAAGCGAGACTATCTTAGACTATTCGGGACGACCGGCTACTGTGCCGCCTGCAACAAGGTGATACCGGCCTTCGAGATGGTAATGCGCGCCAAAAACAATGTCTATCATCTGGAGTGCTTCGCCTGCCAACAGTGCAATCATAG aTTCTGTGTTGGCGATCGTTTCTATTTATGTGATAATAAAATCCTATGCGAGTACGACTACGAAGAGCGGTTGGTGTTTGCCAGCATGGCCTGCAATCCTTCTAGCTTGGCGCATATTCGGAGGCAAGTTAGTAAtttacag CCCGCTGGAGAAAATCACCACGCGAGTGCCGGACGTTTGCCACCAGCCAGCACTAATCGATCTCAATACGTAGCAGAAAAAGTTGGACTgtcccaacagcagcaacatcaacatctccatcaccagcagcagcagcagcagcagcaacaatcagtctctgcagcagcatcggtAGCGACGACTTCGGCGGCCACGATAATAGGTTCGGCTGCATGCGAGACACATCCATCATGCACGCCAGCAACATCGTcccctcagcagcagcagcagcagcaacatcagtcCGGCGTTAGCAATCTGCATCTGCAGCATTCcactcaacagcagcagcagcagcagcaaccgcaacagcagcaccatcatcatccgagCAACCCCGGTCCGCATCGAGACGATGGGTCCAGCGGCTACGGCAGTCCCGATTCGGAAACCTTCGAAATGCCAAACAACCAATGA
- the LOC118503317 gene encoding insulin gene enhancer protein ISL-2B-like isoform X2 → MHSTENVAVESINDHTINVQPNRTLHSGSVSATTMGHTTVTPTAPATTIQSSVSSTPNLVAATGLAKDCAGCGKRITERFLLKALDIFWHEDCLKCGCCDCRLGEVGSTLYTKANLILCKRDYLRLFGTTGYCAACNKVIPAFEMVMRAKNNVYHLECFACQQCNHRFCVGDRFYLCDNKILCEYDYEERLVFASMACNPSSLAHIRRQPAGENHHASAGRLPPASTNRSQYVAEKVGLSQQQQHQHLHHQQQQQQQQQSVSAAASVATTSAATIIGSAACETHPSCTPATSSPQQQQQQQHQSGVSNLHLQHSTQQQQQQQQPQQQHHHHPSNPGPHRDDGSSGYGSPDSETFEMPNNQ, encoded by the exons TGGAATCAATCAACGACCACACAATCAATGTACAGCCGAATCGGACACTTCATTCCGGCAGCGTGTCAGCAACAACCATGGGACACACGACAGTTACACCTACCGCACCGGCCACCACCATCCAATCGTCGGTCTCGTCCACTCCGAACCTGGTCGCGGCGACCGGTTTAGCCAAGGACTGTGCCGGCTGCGGGAAGCGTATCACCGAGCGCTTTCTATTGAAAGCACTCGATATCTTCTGGCACGAGGATTGCCTCAAGTGCGGGTGCTGTGATTGCCGGCTGGGCGAGGTCGGCTCAACATTGTATACTAAAGCGAATCTAATTCTATGTAAGCGAGACTATCTTAGACTATTCGGGACGACCGGCTACTGTGCCGCCTGCAACAAGGTGATACCGGCCTTCGAGATGGTAATGCGCGCCAAAAACAATGTCTATCATCTGGAGTGCTTCGCCTGCCAACAGTGCAATCATAG aTTCTGTGTTGGCGATCGTTTCTATTTATGTGATAATAAAATCCTATGCGAGTACGACTACGAAGAGCGGTTGGTGTTTGCCAGCATGGCCTGCAATCCTTCTAGCTTGGCGCATATTCGGAGGCAA CCCGCTGGAGAAAATCACCACGCGAGTGCCGGACGTTTGCCACCAGCCAGCACTAATCGATCTCAATACGTAGCAGAAAAAGTTGGACTgtcccaacagcagcaacatcaacatctccatcaccagcagcagcagcagcagcagcaacaatcagtctctgcagcagcatcggtAGCGACGACTTCGGCGGCCACGATAATAGGTTCGGCTGCATGCGAGACACATCCATCATGCACGCCAGCAACATCGTcccctcagcagcagcagcagcagcaacatcagtcCGGCGTTAGCAATCTGCATCTGCAGCATTCcactcaacagcagcagcagcagcagcaaccgcaacagcagcaccatcatcatccgagCAACCCCGGTCCGCATCGAGACGATGGGTCCAGCGGCTACGGCAGTCCCGATTCGGAAACCTTCGAAATGCCAAACAACCAATGA